One window of the Cuculus canorus isolate bCucCan1 chromosome 13, bCucCan1.pri, whole genome shotgun sequence genome contains the following:
- the LOC104067250 gene encoding uncharacterized protein LOC104067250: MQELLRDYVRYYRRRAAEGRLAPCEEAALKARARRALGLRGGAAGLRGRAPPGLLGALRRLELLCINLLIQPWRPEIRTLKTFTGNFVYYIQSVLPDDIIKTVLEKIGYVATTATEFSLVKKINNEETKQIAFEIFLARIECEAILEMTDEENRGNLEKAVQERTQMHQHHGDKDKEDQTPQREDAGNLENEENCETSLCLATQQKCSTNSDVSFEAAGNQKIKDDMPQSEAAQSSHRLGEHQRQVINTVHFPGKCSDSEDFLMKYSDIVIRQTPIFGENLSPKAFEKKPRAGLSEKYVLAVTAESTANEIIPVPLSPGASGPPAFAIFADGSGDTKTALEYKAQEVPEESIEAEINDAINCIDPDPADEPTELTSLPYKDVASLQNCSVPREEEVCELSLTFTELQIKDAQEDLMYPVEETGQPESVPYASTCDGNVGEFNHSKINQTHLTNAQMQNRAAAHTEPSSDLCCTAGNMGDPTAPSDSKRLLMDTPSAHTASECFRHIREPPNLTYIPPQSIHVHSTHLRRTSTQHRRKLFPPEQDSSESSEVENCNSKVNEIQEPYVIVDKTD, encoded by the exons atgcaggagctgctgcggGACTACGTGCGGTACTACCGGCGGCGGGCGGCCGAGGGGCGGCTGGCGCCGTGCGAGGAGGCGGCGCTGAAGGCGCGGGCGCGGCGGGCgctggggctgcggggcggTGCCGCGGGGCTGAGGGGCCGCGCCCCACCCGGGCTGCTCGGGGCCCTGCGgcggctggagctgctctgcatcaATCTCCTCATCCAGCCCTGGCGCCCCGAGATCCGCACCTTGAAG ACATTCACCGGTAACTTTGTCTACTATATTCAATCTGTGCTCCCAGATGACATTATAAAAACAGTGCTGGAGAAAATAGGTTACGTtgcaacaacagcaacagagtTTTCACttgtcaaaaaaataaacaatgagGAGACAAAGCAGATTGCATTTGAAATATTCCTGGCAAGAATTGAGTGTGAAGCCATCCTCGAAATGACAGATGAAGAAAACCGTGGCAATTTGGAGAAGGCCGTACAGGAGAGAACACAAATGCACCAGCATCATGGAGATAAGGACAAAGAGGATCAGACACCCCAGAGAGAAGACGCTGGAAAtctagaaaatgaagaaaactgtgaGACGTCTTTGTGCCTTGCTACTCAACAGAAGTGCTCAACTAATAGCGATGTGTCCTTTGAAGCTGCTGGGAACCAGAAGATCAAAGATGACATGCCTCAGTCAGAAGCTGCTCAATCCTCTCACAGGCTTGGGGAACACCAAAGGCAAGTCATTAACACTGTACATTTTCCAGGCAAATGCTCAGACAGCGAGGACTTCTTGATGAAATATAGTGACATTGTCATAAGACAAACACCTATTTTCGGTGAGAATCTTTCTccaaaagcttttgaaaaaaagccaagagcTGGTCTAAGTGAAAAGTATGTTTTGGCAGTCACTGCAGAGTCAACTGCAAATGAGATCATACCGGTACCGCTCTCACCAGGAGCGAGCGGCCCTCCAGCCTTTGCAATATTTGCTGATGGCTCTGGTGACACCAAAACTGCTTTGGAGTACAAAGCTCAAGAAGTCCCCGAAGAATCAATTGAAGCAGAAATTAACGATGCAATAAATTGCATAGACCCAGATCCTGCAGATGAACCCACCGAGCTGACGTCTCTGCCCTACAAGGACGTTGCATCTCTCCAAAACTGCAGTGTCCCTAGAGAGGAGGAAGTTTGTGAGCTGTCTTTAACCTTCACTGAACTCCAAATCAAGGACGCTCAGGAAGACCTGATGTATCCAGTAGAGGAAACTGGGCAGCCTGAGTCAGTTCCATATGCAAGTACATGTGATGGGAATGTAGGAGAATTTAATCATTCCAAAATAAACCAGACACATCTGACTAATGCTCAGAtgcagaacagagcagctgCGCATACTGAGCCATCTTCAGATCTATGCTGCACTGCTGGGAACATGGGGGATCCCACTGCTCCTTCTGACAGCAAGAGACTATTGATGGACACCCCTAGCGCACACACAGCTTCAGAGTGCTTCAGGCACATCAGAGAGCCGCCCAACCTCACCTACATCCCACCGCAGAGTATCCACGTTCACTCCACACACCTAAGAAGGAccagcacacagcacagaaggaaaCTCTTTCCTCCTGAACAAGACTCTTCCGAATCCAGTGAAGTGGAGAACTGTAAttcaaaagtaaatgaaatccAGGAGCCTTATGTTATTGTTGACAAAACTGACTAA